Proteins found in one Planococcus citri chromosome 2, ihPlaCitr1.1, whole genome shotgun sequence genomic segment:
- the LOC135834267 gene encoding sodium-dependent neutral amino acid transporter B(0)AT3 isoform X2, protein MANSAHLVRRQSSRDLNPQRSLDRLELKDMKNRLLLENGGYSKNTYGTTSNTKFEEEKPESAVLKSSNSAVYLDAKSETKPIFHPENGDAEERESWDSKLTFLLATVGYAVGLGNVWRFPYLAQKNGGGAFLIPYFIMLAIEGIPIFYLELAVGQRLRKGAIGVWNEVSPYLGGIGISSAVVSFNVALYYNTIIAWCLFYFVQSFQSELPWTTCPNKFLPNGSYIPEPECVKSTPTQYFWYRTTLMISEDINTPKDFNWKIAVALVVAWILVYLCMIKGIASSGKVVYVTATFPYIVLVIFFFRGITLKGMSDGLWHLFTPKWYMLTDPVVWLEAGTQIFFSLGLAFGGLIAFSSYNPVNNNCFRDAITVSLTNCFTSMFAGIVVFSIIGFKARMTFEDCLKERDRLTLASMSNPHFRYLNHSQVQKAGQGPIAMHYNSTFYTEITVPECDLQKELDNTASGTGLAFIIFTEAINQFPGAQFWAVLFFLMLFTLGIDSQFGTLEGVVTSIVDMKLFPNLRKEILTGALCSFCCLISMCFAHGAGSYVFTLFDDFSGNFPLLIIAFFECIAISYVYGVKKFSDDIELMIGSRPSLYWQICWKYFSPLAMILILMASFLEILVKGSGYPAWIPDKGETQLREWPGWSIFLILFLISVSIIWIPGIALLSNVKHLLSRLFQYERELITPRCKKIFKLLEHFDMKFHLG, encoded by the exons ATGGCTAACTCTGCTCACTTAGTGCGTAGACAAAGTTCTAGAGATCTGAACCCTCAAAGATCATTAGACCGCTTAGAGCTAAAAGACATGAAGAACCGCCTCCTCTTAGAAAACGGCGGGTACTCCAAAAATACTTACGGTACTACAAGCAATACGAAATTCGAAGAAGAAAAGCCAGAA AGTGCAGTCCTGAAATCATCGAATAGTGCGGTATATTTAGATGCGAAATCTGAAACTAAACCAATTTTTCATCCAGAAAATGGCGACGCTGAAGAACGTGAAAGTTGGGATAGcaagttgacatttttattgGCGACAGTGGGGTATGCTGTGGGTTTGGGAAATGTTTGGAGATTTCCTTATTTGGCTCAGAAGAATGGTGGAG gaGCGTTCCTCATACCTTACTTCATCATGCTGGCAATCGAAGGAATTCCCATTTTTTATCTAGAACTAGCAGTTGGGCAACGTTTAAGAAAAGGCGCGATAGGAGTATGGAATGAAGTATCCCCTTATCTGGGAGGTATTGGGATTAGCAGTGCTGTGGTATCATTCAACGTTGCGTTATATTACAACACGATTATCGCCTGGTGTTTGTTTTACTTCGTTCAg AGTTTCCAGTCAGAGCTGCCCTGGACCACGTGTCCGAATAAGTTTCTTCCAAATGGTTCATATATCCCAGAACCAGAATGTGTT aaaagtacgCCGACTCAATACTTCTGGTACAGAACAACGTTGATGATATCTGAAGACATTAATACTCCTAAGGATTTCAACTGGAAAATCGCTGTGGCTTTGGTAGTGGCGTGGATTTTGGTGTATTTATGCATGATCAAGGGCATAGCTTCATCTGGAAAG GTCGTATATGTGACTGCTACGTTTCCCTATATTGTGCTGGTGATATTTTTCTTTCGTGGAATTACTCTGAAGGGGATGTCAGATGGATTGTGGCATCTTTTTACTCCAAAG tGGTACATGTTGACCGATCCTGTAGTTTGGTTGGAGGCCGGAACTCAGATATTTTTCAGTCTCGGTTTAGCTTTCGGCGGACTAATAGCCTTTTCATCGTACAACCCAGTAAACAATAATTGTTTTCGAGATGCAATTACGGTCTCATTAACCAACTGTTTCACTTCCATGTTCGCCGGAATTGTAGTATTTTCGATCATCG GTTTCAAAGCTCGGATGACATTCGAGGATTGTTTAAAAGAACGAGACAGATTGACGCTGGCGTCAATGAGTAACCCACATTTCCGATACTTGAATCATTCGCAAGTACAGAAAGCAGGACAAGGACCGATAGCGATGCATTACAATTCGACATTCTATACCGAAATTACAGTACCGGAATGTGATTTACAAAAAGAACTAGATAAC ACTGCATCTGGTACTGGATTAGCGTTCATTATCTTCACCGAAGCGATTAATCAATTTCCAGGAGCTCAGTTCTGGGCTGTGTTGTTTTTCTTGATGTTATTCACATTAGGAATCGATTCGCAATTCGGAACACTCGAAGGAGTAGTAACGTCCATAGTAGATATGAAATTATTCCCGAATTTACGAAAAGAAATTCTAACag GTGCTTTGTGTTCGTTTTGTTGCCTTATTTCGATGTGTTTCGCGCACGGAGCCGGCAGTTATGTTTTCACTTTATTTGACGATTTCAGCGGTAACTTCCCATTACtgattatagcatttttcgagTGCATCGCCATTTCATACGTTTACGGTGTCAAAAA ATTCTCCGATGACATTGAACTGATGATTGGTAGTCGTCCGAGTTTATATTGGCAAATATGCTGGAAGTATTTCTCTCCTTTGGCCATGATTCTAATATTGATGGCGAGTTTCCTCGAGATACTAGTCAAAGGCAGTGGATACCCGGCTTGGATACCAGATAAAGGTGAAACACAGTTACGCGAGTGGCCCGGCTGGTCTATATTCCTCATCCTGTTTTTGATATCCGTATCTATAATATGGATCCCAGGGATCGCTTTATTAAG CAACGTTAAACACTTACTCAGTCGATTGTTCCAATACGAAAGGGAACTAATAACGCCAAGGTGTAAGAAAATATTTAAGCTACTCGAACATTTCgatatgaaatttcatttaggATGA
- the LOC135834267 gene encoding sodium-dependent neutral amino acid transporter B(0)AT3 isoform X1, with the protein MANSAHLVRRQSSRDLNPQRSLDRLELKDMKNRLLLENGGYSKNTYGTTSNTKFEEEKPESAVLKSSNSAVYLDAKSETKPIFHPENGDAEERESWDSKLTFLLATVGYAVGLGNVWRFPYLAQKNGGGAFLIPYFIMLAIEGIPIFYLELAVGQRLRKGAIGVWNEVSPYLGGIGISSAVVSFNVALYYNTIIAWCLFYFVQSFQSELPWTTCPNKFLPNGSYIPEPECVKSTPTQYFWYRTTLMISEDINTPKDFNWKIAVALVVAWILVYLCMIKGIASSGKVVYVTATFPYIVLVIFFFRGITLKGMSDGLWHLFTPKWYMLTDPVVWLEAGTQIFFSLGLAFGGLIAFSSYNPVNNNCFRDAITVSLTNCFTSMFAGIVVFSIIGFKARMTFEDCLKERDRLTLASMSNPHFRYLNHSQVQKAGQGPIAMHYNSTFYTEITVPECDLQKELDNTASGTGLAFIIFTEAINQFPGAQFWAVLFFLMLFTLGIDSQFGTLEGVVTSIVDMKLFPNLRKEILTGALCSFCCLISMCFAHGAGSYVFTLFDDFSGNFPLLIIAFFECIAISYVYGVKKFSDDIELMIGSRPSLYWQICWKYFSPLAMILILMASFLEILVKGSGYPAWIPDKGETQLREWPGWSIFLILFLISVSIIWIPGIALLRFLGIIVVEEKEKAWFPADELKEYYGIVNHEVSATESMLFCIRSDGSEGLCYPTQTETQYQGVVNDFEDDEL; encoded by the exons ATGGCTAACTCTGCTCACTTAGTGCGTAGACAAAGTTCTAGAGATCTGAACCCTCAAAGATCATTAGACCGCTTAGAGCTAAAAGACATGAAGAACCGCCTCCTCTTAGAAAACGGCGGGTACTCCAAAAATACTTACGGTACTACAAGCAATACGAAATTCGAAGAAGAAAAGCCAGAA AGTGCAGTCCTGAAATCATCGAATAGTGCGGTATATTTAGATGCGAAATCTGAAACTAAACCAATTTTTCATCCAGAAAATGGCGACGCTGAAGAACGTGAAAGTTGGGATAGcaagttgacatttttattgGCGACAGTGGGGTATGCTGTGGGTTTGGGAAATGTTTGGAGATTTCCTTATTTGGCTCAGAAGAATGGTGGAG gaGCGTTCCTCATACCTTACTTCATCATGCTGGCAATCGAAGGAATTCCCATTTTTTATCTAGAACTAGCAGTTGGGCAACGTTTAAGAAAAGGCGCGATAGGAGTATGGAATGAAGTATCCCCTTATCTGGGAGGTATTGGGATTAGCAGTGCTGTGGTATCATTCAACGTTGCGTTATATTACAACACGATTATCGCCTGGTGTTTGTTTTACTTCGTTCAg AGTTTCCAGTCAGAGCTGCCCTGGACCACGTGTCCGAATAAGTTTCTTCCAAATGGTTCATATATCCCAGAACCAGAATGTGTT aaaagtacgCCGACTCAATACTTCTGGTACAGAACAACGTTGATGATATCTGAAGACATTAATACTCCTAAGGATTTCAACTGGAAAATCGCTGTGGCTTTGGTAGTGGCGTGGATTTTGGTGTATTTATGCATGATCAAGGGCATAGCTTCATCTGGAAAG GTCGTATATGTGACTGCTACGTTTCCCTATATTGTGCTGGTGATATTTTTCTTTCGTGGAATTACTCTGAAGGGGATGTCAGATGGATTGTGGCATCTTTTTACTCCAAAG tGGTACATGTTGACCGATCCTGTAGTTTGGTTGGAGGCCGGAACTCAGATATTTTTCAGTCTCGGTTTAGCTTTCGGCGGACTAATAGCCTTTTCATCGTACAACCCAGTAAACAATAATTGTTTTCGAGATGCAATTACGGTCTCATTAACCAACTGTTTCACTTCCATGTTCGCCGGAATTGTAGTATTTTCGATCATCG GTTTCAAAGCTCGGATGACATTCGAGGATTGTTTAAAAGAACGAGACAGATTGACGCTGGCGTCAATGAGTAACCCACATTTCCGATACTTGAATCATTCGCAAGTACAGAAAGCAGGACAAGGACCGATAGCGATGCATTACAATTCGACATTCTATACCGAAATTACAGTACCGGAATGTGATTTACAAAAAGAACTAGATAAC ACTGCATCTGGTACTGGATTAGCGTTCATTATCTTCACCGAAGCGATTAATCAATTTCCAGGAGCTCAGTTCTGGGCTGTGTTGTTTTTCTTGATGTTATTCACATTAGGAATCGATTCGCAATTCGGAACACTCGAAGGAGTAGTAACGTCCATAGTAGATATGAAATTATTCCCGAATTTACGAAAAGAAATTCTAACag GTGCTTTGTGTTCGTTTTGTTGCCTTATTTCGATGTGTTTCGCGCACGGAGCCGGCAGTTATGTTTTCACTTTATTTGACGATTTCAGCGGTAACTTCCCATTACtgattatagcatttttcgagTGCATCGCCATTTCATACGTTTACGGTGTCAAAAA ATTCTCCGATGACATTGAACTGATGATTGGTAGTCGTCCGAGTTTATATTGGCAAATATGCTGGAAGTATTTCTCTCCTTTGGCCATGATTCTAATATTGATGGCGAGTTTCCTCGAGATACTAGTCAAAGGCAGTGGATACCCGGCTTGGATACCAGATAAAGGTGAAACACAGTTACGCGAGTGGCCCGGCTGGTCTATATTCCTCATCCTGTTTTTGATATCCGTATCTATAATATGGATCCCAGGGATCGCTTTATTAAG